One stretch of Roseimicrobium sp. ORNL1 DNA includes these proteins:
- a CDS encoding RNA polymerase sigma factor, whose amino-acid sequence MHTTATDADAEAMQRLAQGEDLALSEIMHRWKDRIAAFLFRMTGNHAASMDLAQETFVRVYQSRTRYKATAPFPSFIFSIAANLARNHHRWLSRHPSDSIQVLEELDREPKSNDCTPDEALAQSETSRAVQRAIQALPPDLREALVLFTYHDLGYHEIAGSLGCSAKAVETRLYRARQLLKEKLQHLSASATSA is encoded by the coding sequence ATGCACACGACGGCGACCGATGCGGATGCCGAGGCCATGCAGCGCCTCGCGCAGGGCGAGGATCTCGCCCTGAGTGAAATCATGCACCGATGGAAGGATCGCATCGCCGCCTTCTTGTTTCGCATGACGGGCAACCACGCCGCCTCCATGGATCTCGCACAGGAGACCTTTGTGCGAGTGTACCAGAGCCGCACGCGCTATAAAGCCACCGCACCCTTCCCCAGTTTCATCTTCAGCATCGCGGCGAACCTGGCGCGCAACCATCATCGCTGGCTCTCACGCCATCCCTCCGACTCCATCCAGGTGCTGGAGGAATTGGATCGAGAGCCCAAAAGCAACGACTGCACGCCCGATGAAGCCCTCGCCCAAAGCGAGACCTCGCGCGCGGTGCAGCGCGCCATCCAGGCCCTGCCACCGGACTTGCGCGAGGCACTGGTGCTCTTCACCTACCACGACCTCGGCTACCATGAGATTGCCGGCAGCCTCGGCTGCTCTGCGAAGGCCGTGGAAACCCGGCTGTATCGCGCGCGCCAGCTGCTGAAGGAGAAGCTGCAACACCTGAGCGCTTCAGCGACTTCGGCGTGA
- the nagZ gene encoding beta-N-acetylhexosaminidase yields MSSHANRLGQLLLTGIPAPELDSATAARLKKLQPGGYILFSRNLKDATQLRKLCDDLRDLSEIEPIITIDQEGGRVSRLRYIGHEPPNAQQLREKGAPALIKQHGKLTGQILRLFGINLDLCPVLDISYDDTADNSLKGRCYGTNPQQVVDFAGVFNRAMRKEGVLSCAKHFPGYGPAECDPHEFLPIIDKTREQLDKEELLPYRALMPELDSVMVCHANYRAYDPQNERWPASLSHNIVQKLLRDQLGFEGLAMTDDLDMGAILNEVTFEQAIQEAVKAGNDMVMICHRLEMVEEAKKHLEALPDPVVYDALIRLEKTKKKLSTPSPFSLERFAEINNAIWQLRVDTLGEERASILSVEDGKRSPVELY; encoded by the coding sequence ATGTCCTCTCACGCCAACCGTCTCGGCCAGCTTCTCCTCACCGGCATCCCTGCTCCTGAACTCGACAGCGCGACCGCCGCGCGTCTGAAAAAGCTCCAGCCCGGCGGCTACATCCTCTTCAGCCGCAACCTCAAGGACGCCACCCAGCTCCGCAAGCTCTGCGATGACCTGCGCGACCTGAGCGAGATCGAGCCCATCATCACCATCGACCAGGAGGGGGGCCGCGTCTCCCGCCTGCGCTACATCGGCCACGAGCCGCCCAATGCCCAGCAGCTCCGCGAAAAGGGCGCCCCCGCCCTCATCAAGCAGCATGGCAAATTGACCGGCCAGATCCTGCGGCTCTTCGGCATCAATCTCGACCTCTGCCCGGTGCTGGACATCAGCTATGATGACACCGCGGACAACTCGCTCAAGGGACGCTGCTACGGCACGAACCCGCAGCAGGTGGTGGACTTCGCCGGCGTCTTCAACCGCGCCATGCGCAAGGAGGGCGTGCTGAGCTGCGCCAAGCACTTCCCCGGCTACGGCCCCGCCGAGTGCGACCCGCATGAGTTCCTCCCCATCATCGACAAAACCCGCGAGCAGCTGGACAAGGAGGAACTCCTCCCCTACCGCGCCCTCATGCCGGAGCTGGACAGCGTGATGGTCTGCCACGCGAACTACCGCGCCTACGACCCGCAGAACGAGCGCTGGCCCGCCTCCCTCTCCCACAACATCGTGCAGAAGCTCCTGCGCGACCAGCTCGGCTTCGAAGGCCTCGCCATGACCGATGACCTCGACATGGGCGCGATTCTCAACGAGGTGACCTTCGAGCAGGCCATCCAGGAAGCCGTGAAGGCCGGCAACGACATGGTCATGATCTGCCACCGCCTCGAAATGGTGGAGGAAGCGAAGAAGCACCTCGAAGCCCTGCCAGACCCCGTGGTGTATGATGCCCTGATACGCCTGGAGAAGACCAAGAAGAAACTCTCCACGCCCTCCCCCTTCTCCCTCGAACGCTTCGCCGAAATCAACAACGCCATCTGGCAGCTCCGTGTGGACACCCTCGGTGAAGAGCGCGCCTCCATCCTCAGCGTGGAAGACGGGAAGCGGTCGCCGGTGGAGTTGTATTAA
- a CDS encoding YciI family protein, whose product MSAPDSLSEYLVISRGQWDKDLSPERIQTAIDEFYSWIEVLIAQGKMKAGQRLSDQGSTVSKSGIVTDGPFGETKEVVGGFWFFLAHSLEEASALAAKNPCLQCGLFYEVRPVENARANAFVKMTETPQG is encoded by the coding sequence ATGAGCGCGCCTGATTCCCTCTCCGAGTACCTCGTCATTTCCCGCGGTCAGTGGGACAAGGACCTTTCGCCGGAGCGCATCCAAACGGCCATCGACGAGTTTTACTCCTGGATCGAGGTGTTGATTGCCCAAGGGAAGATGAAAGCAGGGCAGCGCCTCTCCGACCAGGGCTCCACGGTTTCGAAGAGCGGCATTGTCACGGATGGACCCTTCGGTGAGACGAAGGAGGTGGTGGGTGGCTTCTGGTTCTTCCTGGCGCACAGCCTGGAGGAAGCGTCCGCGCTGGCGGCGAAGAATCCCTGCCTGCAGTGCGGCCTTTTTTATGAAGTCCGTCCGGTGGAGAACGCGCGGGCCAATGCGTTTGTGAAGATGACGGAGACGCCGCAGGGGTAG
- a CDS encoding single-strand selective monofunctional uracil-DNA glycosylase, translating to MPAAASPHKALVSAAHRLRDTLKPLRFSPPVEFVYNPLEYAAEPHEAYLTRYGSTRKKVVFLGMNPGPFGMTQTGVPFGEIAAVRDWLGIKTAVGKPPKEHPKRPVVGFDCPQSEVSGRRLWGLFAQRFGPAEAFFADHFVANYCPLVFMSETGANLTPDKIRPAEMEPVFRACDEHLHQLVEALQPEWLIGVGGFAEGRALMLKPAFPDMKIARILHPSPASPAANKDWSGNVTRTLEKLGVWEPS from the coding sequence ATGCCAGCCGCTGCATCTCCTCACAAGGCACTCGTCTCCGCCGCCCATCGCTTGCGCGATACCCTGAAGCCTCTGCGATTCTCTCCGCCCGTCGAGTTTGTCTACAATCCGCTGGAGTATGCCGCCGAGCCCCATGAGGCCTATCTCACGCGCTACGGCAGCACGCGGAAGAAGGTCGTCTTCCTCGGCATGAATCCCGGCCCCTTTGGCATGACGCAGACCGGCGTGCCCTTTGGCGAGATCGCGGCCGTGCGCGACTGGCTGGGCATCAAGACCGCCGTGGGCAAGCCACCGAAGGAGCACCCGAAGCGCCCGGTGGTGGGCTTCGATTGCCCACAGAGCGAGGTGAGCGGTCGCCGGTTGTGGGGACTCTTTGCGCAACGCTTCGGCCCGGCGGAGGCGTTCTTCGCGGACCACTTCGTGGCCAACTACTGCCCGCTCGTCTTCATGAGCGAGACAGGCGCCAATCTCACGCCGGACAAGATTCGCCCCGCCGAAATGGAGCCCGTCTTCCGCGCGTGCGACGAGCATCTGCACCAGCTCGTGGAGGCCCTGCAGCCCGAGTGGCTCATCGGCGTGGGTGGTTTCGCCGAAGGCCGCGCCCTGATGCTGAAGCCCGCCTTCCCCGACATGAAAATCGCCCGCATCCTGCACCCCAGCCCAGCCAGCCCCGCGGCGAACAAGGACTGGTCAGGCAACGTCACGCGCACGCTGGAGAAGCTGGGCGTGTGGGAACCTTCGTGA
- a CDS encoding C4-type zinc ribbon domain-containing protein, which translates to MLPVIQQLLDLQDRDQRIISLSKDLKNIPMLQERAKGRLADDEASVTTAQGRVREVELKIKNLELDANTRRNTIGRLKEQQFATRKNEEFRAMGHEIERYEKEISNLEDQELELMDKLEKVKPDLTAAQQALGVTKKSVDSEITELTERAKAIQERVAELTKERTELSANVEPDALAMYNRLLKSKGNSVVVYLDKETCQGCHMKVVLATIQGVREQKEITNCEQCGRVLYQG; encoded by the coding sequence ATGCTCCCCGTCATCCAGCAGCTCCTCGACCTTCAAGATCGCGACCAACGCATCATCTCCCTTTCCAAGGATCTCAAGAACATCCCCATGCTGCAGGAGCGCGCCAAGGGACGCCTTGCGGACGATGAGGCATCCGTGACCACGGCGCAGGGCCGTGTGCGCGAGGTGGAACTGAAGATCAAAAATCTCGAACTCGATGCCAACACCCGGCGCAACACCATCGGCCGCCTGAAGGAGCAGCAGTTCGCCACGCGGAAGAACGAGGAGTTCCGCGCCATGGGCCACGAAATCGAGCGTTATGAAAAGGAGATTTCCAACTTGGAAGACCAGGAACTGGAGCTCATGGACAAGCTCGAAAAGGTCAAGCCCGACCTCACCGCCGCCCAGCAGGCACTCGGCGTGACCAAGAAAAGCGTGGACAGCGAAATCACAGAACTGACCGAGCGTGCCAAGGCCATCCAGGAGCGCGTCGCGGAACTCACCAAGGAACGGACGGAACTCTCAGCCAATGTCGAGCCTGACGCCCTCGCCATGTACAACCGCCTTCTGAAGAGCAAGGGCAACTCCGTCGTGGTCTATCTCGACAAGGAGACCTGCCAGGGCTGCCACATGAAAGTCGTGCTCGCCACCATCCAGGGCGTCCGCGAGCAGAAGGAAATCACCAACTGCGAACAGTGCGGCCGGGTGTTGTATCAGGGATAG